Proteins encoded together in one Acidimicrobiia bacterium window:
- a CDS encoding MFS transporter — protein sequence MTAGMSSPPSFTLRDRRVLFLMSLVTFVGGLAASTMSHTLVFVRTSLELSEGGMFTVFAITRAASLLGVVFAITADRLGRRKPFLLAFALLPVGNVATAILPGVVGFTISQSITRLAFVAVAALSVVILAEELNPGQRALGLGVPALAGSMGVGLGLLLLPVADRSPDSWRILFGLAAIGFFIVPLLNRFLPESRAYVQYATPVPFGKALAAGLDKHFWPLAAIAFFTAAFAAPAFDFVLERLIEDLEWGTGAARFLLIVFSGVGSVGLLVGGRLADSMGRRPTSVIALGLGLAGGIGFYTLDSGWLLAPAIFLATFGATMLTPSFAAHRSELFPTRVRGASAGWISNVAIIGAIGGFAVGASIVDRIGLSWTISLLGFGLVLSMGLVLKLPETRGMDLVRSRAGHEHASAPVSPPGSASAP from the coding sequence GTGACGGCAGGCATGTCGAGCCCACCATCGTTCACGCTCCGAGACCGTCGCGTCCTCTTCTTGATGTCGCTGGTGACCTTCGTGGGCGGGCTGGCGGCATCGACCATGTCGCACACGCTGGTGTTCGTGCGCACGTCGCTCGAGCTCAGCGAGGGCGGGATGTTCACCGTCTTCGCGATCACGAGGGCGGCGTCACTCCTGGGTGTCGTTTTCGCGATCACGGCCGATCGCCTCGGCAGGCGCAAGCCGTTCCTCCTCGCCTTCGCGCTGCTGCCGGTCGGCAACGTGGCGACCGCGATATTGCCGGGGGTTGTCGGCTTCACGATCTCGCAGTCGATCACGCGCCTCGCATTCGTGGCTGTGGCGGCGCTGTCGGTCGTGATCCTCGCCGAGGAGCTGAACCCCGGACAGCGCGCCCTCGGGCTCGGAGTTCCAGCACTGGCCGGGTCGATGGGCGTCGGGCTCGGGCTGCTGCTCCTGCCGGTCGCCGACCGCAGCCCCGACTCGTGGCGCATCCTCTTCGGTCTCGCAGCCATTGGCTTCTTCATCGTTCCTCTCCTCAATCGCTTCCTGCCGGAGAGCCGGGCGTACGTCCAATACGCCACGCCGGTGCCATTCGGCAAGGCCCTGGCGGCAGGCCTCGACAAACACTTCTGGCCCCTCGCCGCCATCGCCTTCTTCACGGCGGCGTTCGCCGCCCCGGCGTTCGACTTCGTCCTCGAGCGACTCATCGAAGACCTCGAGTGGGGAACCGGAGCGGCTCGCTTCCTGCTGATCGTCTTCAGCGGCGTCGGGTCCGTCGGTCTGCTCGTCGGCGGGAGGCTCGCCGATTCGATGGGAAGGAGACCGACGTCCGTGATCGCACTCGGCCTCGGCTTGGCGGGGGGAATCGGCTTCTACACGCTCGACAGCGGTTGGTTGCTGGCGCCTGCGATCTTTCTGGCCACCTTCGGTGCGACGATGCTCACACCCTCGTTCGCCGCCCACCGATCAGAGCTCTTCCCGACGAGGGTGAGGGGCGCCAGCGCAGGATGGATCTCGAACGTCGCCATCATCGGTGCCATCGGCGGATTCGCCGTCGGAGCCTCGATCGTCGACAGGATCGGGCTGTCGTGGACCATCTCCTTGCTCGGCTTCGGCCTCGTCCTTTCGATGGGGCTCGTGCTCAAGCTGCCGGAGACGAGGGGGATGGACCTCGTCAGATCGCGAGCGGGCCACGAGCATGCCAGCGCGCCAGTGTCACCGCCCGGGTCAGCATCAGCACCATGA